One region of Gorilla gorilla gorilla isolate KB3781 chromosome 13, NHGRI_mGorGor1-v2.1_pri, whole genome shotgun sequence genomic DNA includes:
- the DOLPP1 gene encoding dolichyldiphosphatase 1 isoform X1 — MAADGQCSLSASWRPVTLTHVEYPAGDLSGHLLAYLSLSPVFVIVGFVTLIIFKRELHTISFLGGLALNEGVNWLIKNVIQEPRPCGGPHTAVGTKYGMPSSHSQFMWFFSVYSFLFLYLRMHQTNNARFLDLLWRHVLSLGLLAVAFLVSYSRVYLLYHTWSQVLYGGIAGGLMAIAWFIFTQEVLTPLFPRIAAWPVSEFFLIRDTSLIPNVLWFEYTVTRAEARNRQRKLGTKLQ, encoded by the exons ATGGCAGCGGACGGACAGTGCTCGCTCTCCGCTTCATGGCGGCCGGTGACCCTCACCCACGTCGAATATCCTGCAG GTGATCTCTCTGGCCACCTCCTTGCCTACCTGAGCCTCAGCCCTGTATTTGTCATCGTCGGTTTCGTGACCCTCATCATATTTAAGCGGGAGCTGCACACG ATCTCCTTCCTTGGGGGCCTGGCACTGAACGAGGGGGTCAACTGGCTGATCAAAAACGTCATCCAGGAGCCACGGCCCTGTGGAG gcCCCCACACAGCAGTGGGCACCAAGTACGGGATGCCCTCCAGCCATTCCCAGTTTATGTGGTTCTTCTCCGTCTATTCCTTCCTTTTCCTGTATTTAAG AATGCACCAAACAAACAACGCCAGGTTCCTGGACTTGCTGTGGAGGCACGTGCTCTCCCTGGGACTCCTCGCTGTGGCCTTCCTAGTCTCCTACAGCAG GGTCTACCTGCTGTACCACACCTGGAGCCAGGTGCTCTATGGAGGCATCGCTGGAGGCCTCATGGCCATCGCCTGGTTCATCTTCACCCAGGAGGTCCTCACCCCGCTGTTCCCCAGGATAGCAGCCTG GCCTGTCTCCGAGTTCTTCCTAATCCGAGACACAAGCCTCATTCCCAACGTACTCTGGTTTGAGTACACGGTAACCCGGGCAGAAGCCAG GAACAGACAACGCAAGCTGGGGACGAAACTACAGTGA
- the DOLPP1 gene encoding dolichyldiphosphatase 1 isoform X3, with protein MAADGQCSLSASWRPVTLTHVEYPAGDLSGHLLAYLSLSPVFVIVGFVTLIIFKRELHTISFLGGLALNEGVNWLIKNVIQEPRPCGGPHTAVGTKYGMPSSHSQFMWFFSVYSFLFLYLRMHQTNNARFLDLLWRHVLSLGLLAVAFLVSYSRPVSEFFLIRDTSLIPNVLWFEYTVTRAEARNRQRKLGTKLQ; from the exons ATGGCAGCGGACGGACAGTGCTCGCTCTCCGCTTCATGGCGGCCGGTGACCCTCACCCACGTCGAATATCCTGCAG GTGATCTCTCTGGCCACCTCCTTGCCTACCTGAGCCTCAGCCCTGTATTTGTCATCGTCGGTTTCGTGACCCTCATCATATTTAAGCGGGAGCTGCACACG ATCTCCTTCCTTGGGGGCCTGGCACTGAACGAGGGGGTCAACTGGCTGATCAAAAACGTCATCCAGGAGCCACGGCCCTGTGGAG gcCCCCACACAGCAGTGGGCACCAAGTACGGGATGCCCTCCAGCCATTCCCAGTTTATGTGGTTCTTCTCCGTCTATTCCTTCCTTTTCCTGTATTTAAG AATGCACCAAACAAACAACGCCAGGTTCCTGGACTTGCTGTGGAGGCACGTGCTCTCCCTGGGACTCCTCGCTGTGGCCTTCCTAGTCTCCTACAGCAG GCCTGTCTCCGAGTTCTTCCTAATCCGAGACACAAGCCTCATTCCCAACGTACTCTGGTTTGAGTACACGGTAACCCGGGCAGAAGCCAG GAACAGACAACGCAAGCTGGGGACGAAACTACAGTGA
- the DOLPP1 gene encoding dolichyldiphosphatase 1 isoform X2, with product MIQAVMDLAEPGASGDLSGHLLAYLSLSPVFVIVGFVTLIIFKRELHTISFLGGLALNEGVNWLIKNVIQEPRPCGGPHTAVGTKYGMPSSHSQFMWFFSVYSFLFLYLRMHQTNNARFLDLLWRHVLSLGLLAVAFLVSYSRVYLLYHTWSQVLYGGIAGGLMAIAWFIFTQEVLTPLFPRIAAWPVSEFFLIRDTSLIPNVLWFEYTVTRAEARNRQRKLGTKLQ from the exons ATGATACAGGCTGTGATGGACCTGGCTGAGCCTGGAGCATCTG GTGATCTCTCTGGCCACCTCCTTGCCTACCTGAGCCTCAGCCCTGTATTTGTCATCGTCGGTTTCGTGACCCTCATCATATTTAAGCGGGAGCTGCACACG ATCTCCTTCCTTGGGGGCCTGGCACTGAACGAGGGGGTCAACTGGCTGATCAAAAACGTCATCCAGGAGCCACGGCCCTGTGGAG gcCCCCACACAGCAGTGGGCACCAAGTACGGGATGCCCTCCAGCCATTCCCAGTTTATGTGGTTCTTCTCCGTCTATTCCTTCCTTTTCCTGTATTTAAG AATGCACCAAACAAACAACGCCAGGTTCCTGGACTTGCTGTGGAGGCACGTGCTCTCCCTGGGACTCCTCGCTGTGGCCTTCCTAGTCTCCTACAGCAG GGTCTACCTGCTGTACCACACCTGGAGCCAGGTGCTCTATGGAGGCATCGCTGGAGGCCTCATGGCCATCGCCTGGTTCATCTTCACCCAGGAGGTCCTCACCCCGCTGTTCCCCAGGATAGCAGCCTG GCCTGTCTCCGAGTTCTTCCTAATCCGAGACACAAGCCTCATTCCCAACGTACTCTGGTTTGAGTACACGGTAACCCGGGCAGAAGCCAG GAACAGACAACGCAAGCTGGGGACGAAACTACAGTGA
- the DOLPP1 gene encoding dolichyldiphosphatase 1 isoform X4, with protein MIQAVMDLAEPGASGDLSGHLLAYLSLSPVFVIVGFVTLIIFKRELHTISFLGGLALNEGVNWLIKNVIQEPRPCGGPHTAVGTKYGMPSSHSQFMWFFSVYSFLFLYLRMHQTNNARFLDLLWRHVLSLGLLAVAFLVSYSRPVSEFFLIRDTSLIPNVLWFEYTVTRAEARNRQRKLGTKLQ; from the exons ATGATACAGGCTGTGATGGACCTGGCTGAGCCTGGAGCATCTG GTGATCTCTCTGGCCACCTCCTTGCCTACCTGAGCCTCAGCCCTGTATTTGTCATCGTCGGTTTCGTGACCCTCATCATATTTAAGCGGGAGCTGCACACG ATCTCCTTCCTTGGGGGCCTGGCACTGAACGAGGGGGTCAACTGGCTGATCAAAAACGTCATCCAGGAGCCACGGCCCTGTGGAG gcCCCCACACAGCAGTGGGCACCAAGTACGGGATGCCCTCCAGCCATTCCCAGTTTATGTGGTTCTTCTCCGTCTATTCCTTCCTTTTCCTGTATTTAAG AATGCACCAAACAAACAACGCCAGGTTCCTGGACTTGCTGTGGAGGCACGTGCTCTCCCTGGGACTCCTCGCTGTGGCCTTCCTAGTCTCCTACAGCAG GCCTGTCTCCGAGTTCTTCCTAATCCGAGACACAAGCCTCATTCCCAACGTACTCTGGTTTGAGTACACGGTAACCCGGGCAGAAGCCAG GAACAGACAACGCAAGCTGGGGACGAAACTACAGTGA